The following are from one region of the Anaeropeptidivorans aminofermentans genome:
- the alr gene encoding alanine racemase: protein MLKNQRVWAEVDLDRIAHNTRIIKELSQKAELMAIVKADGYGHGALEVSKVMLFSGAESLGVAILEEGIDLRKNNICEPILILGYTPENKLSQTINYDLIQTVFHKEMAKKLSEEAVRLHKLSQIHIKLDTGMGRLGFLPSEKSIDEIMEISKLPNIKLMGIYTHLADSDSKEREFTETQYKIFKDFNDALYERGVKGLKRHISNSGGIAQYPHMGMDMVRSGILLYGIAPSFDVNVKELGLLPAMSFKTKVSYIKELEQGVSISYSRTYFTSRKTTVATVPVGYADGYSRLLSNKAKVIINGAYAPVIGNICMDQFMIDVTDIDGVTEGTEIVLMGEEKGLEITAEDIARIEGKISYEVLCCIGKRVPRIYKKNGREIKMVNL, encoded by the coding sequence TTGCTAAAAAACCAAAGAGTGTGGGCGGAGGTCGATTTAGACAGAATAGCCCATAATACAAGAATAATCAAAGAGCTTTCACAAAAGGCAGAGCTTATGGCTATCGTAAAAGCCGACGGATACGGCCACGGGGCCCTTGAGGTTTCAAAGGTCATGCTCTTTAGCGGGGCGGAAAGCCTTGGGGTAGCCATACTGGAAGAAGGAATAGACCTTCGGAAAAATAATATCTGCGAACCTATCCTTATTTTAGGCTATACCCCGGAAAATAAGCTTTCTCAAACGATAAACTACGATTTGATACAGACTGTATTTCATAAAGAAATGGCGAAGAAGCTTTCGGAAGAAGCCGTAAGGCTTCATAAGCTTTCCCAAATCCATATCAAGCTGGATACGGGTATGGGAAGGCTTGGCTTTCTTCCGTCGGAAAAGTCCATAGATGAAATCATGGAAATATCCAAGCTGCCAAACATAAAGCTTATGGGAATCTATACCCATTTGGCAGACTCTGATTCAAAGGAAAGGGAGTTTACCGAAACCCAGTATAAAATATTTAAGGATTTTAACGATGCCCTTTATGAAAGAGGGGTTAAAGGCCTTAAAAGGCATATCTCAAATTCAGGGGGCATTGCCCAGTATCCCCATATGGGCATGGATATGGTAAGGTCCGGTATTCTTCTTTATGGCATTGCCCCTTCCTTTGATGTAAACGTAAAGGAATTGGGCCTTTTGCCTGCTATGAGCTTTAAAACAAAAGTAAGCTATATAAAGGAGCTTGAACAAGGCGTAAGCATAAGCTATTCGAGAACTTATTTCACAAGCAGAAAAACAACTGTTGCAACGGTTCCGGTAGGCTATGCCGACGGCTACAGCAGGCTTCTTTCAAATAAAGCAAAAGTGATAATAAACGGCGCTTATGCCCCTGTTATCGGTAATATCTGCATGGACCAGTTTATGATAGACGTAACGGATATTGACGGAGTAACGGAAGGCACTGAAATTGTGCTTATGGGAGAAGAGAAGGGTTTAGAAATAACTGCTGAGGATATTGCCCGTATAGAAGGGAAAATAAGCTATGAGGTCCTTTGCTGTATCGGCAAGAGAGTACCCAGGATATATAAGAAAAACGGCCGGGAGATAAAAATGGTAAACCTGTAA
- a CDS encoding type II toxin-antitoxin system PemK/MazF family toxin, with protein MLVKRGDVFYADLSPVVGSEQGGIRPVLIIQNDVGNRYSPTIICAAITSQINKAKLPTHIEIDCVQALLVKDSVVLLEQVRTIDKKRLREKICRLNDELMKKVDKALMISFGLK; from the coding sequence GTGTTAGTTAAACGAGGTGACGTTTTTTATGCGGATTTAAGCCCTGTAGTAGGCTCTGAGCAGGGCGGCATACGGCCGGTCCTTATTATTCAAAACGATGTGGGAAACAGATACAGCCCGACAATCATATGCGCTGCCATAACCAGCCAGATTAATAAGGCGAAGCTTCCCACCCATATTGAGATAGATTGCGTTCAGGCTCTTTTGGTAAAGGATTCGGTAGTGCTCTTAGAGCAGGTAAGAACCATCGATAAAAAAAGGCTTAGGGAAAAAATATGCCGGCTAAACGACGAACTTATGAAAAAGGTTGATAAAGCGCTGATGATAAGCTTTGGTTTGAAATAA
- a CDS encoding LCP family protein, which translates to MAKMSRQKNGSKNFMKKYFIIVASIVGVFILISSIGLYAFSKFSKPASKPVDYTKIDSNNDKNNESSDKSGLLDNLLPPAKTNVLLLGTDKSKHLSDVIIVGSFDRDTASINLINVPRDTYCSVLPEIKTEVKEKAGKSIPSEVKMTDLHSWAGREMGPWAVKTQIESYMGIAIDYTVRIDLEAFKKIVDLLGPVTMEIPEGGLSYWDPEQDLTINVPGGVQELDGEMAEGVVRYRATYRMGDLQRIEVQQEFMKCFFEQALKKENLISNAPGLFSAVYEYVETDFKLSDMYKYITYIPKLSPSKFDMTTLPGEPRDVYYNNNEDKISYYFYDPVETAKLVDEVFYSKPSEIKSKIQIFNAGMDKEKTDAIIKNLTEAGFIVTLSETYEEEKPEESIIITDDEDLGEKLKEYVKDVKIESGKEIDEEYDAVIVFAEG; encoded by the coding sequence ATGGCTAAAATGAGCAGGCAGAAGAATGGCTCTAAAAATTTTATGAAAAAATATTTTATTATTGTTGCATCGATAGTAGGGGTCTTTATCCTGATATCAAGCATAGGTCTTTACGCTTTTTCCAAGTTTTCAAAGCCGGCGTCAAAGCCTGTGGACTATACGAAAATCGATTCAAATAATGATAAGAATAATGAAAGCTCCGATAAAAGCGGTCTTTTGGACAATCTTCTTCCGCCGGCAAAAACCAATGTGCTTCTTTTGGGAACGGACAAAAGCAAGCATCTTTCAGACGTTATTATTGTAGGCTCCTTCGATAGGGATACGGCCTCCATTAACCTTATCAATGTGCCGAGAGATACCTATTGCTCTGTTCTTCCTGAGATAAAGACAGAAGTTAAAGAAAAAGCAGGCAAGTCAATTCCGTCGGAGGTTAAAATGACGGATCTGCACTCCTGGGCAGGAAGGGAAATGGGCCCATGGGCAGTAAAAACTCAGATTGAAAGCTATATGGGTATCGCCATCGATTATACTGTAAGAATCGATTTAGAGGCATTTAAAAAAATTGTAGACCTTTTAGGCCCTGTTACAATGGAAATTCCTGAAGGGGGCCTTTCCTACTGGGACCCTGAGCAGGACCTTACCATTAATGTGCCGGGGGGCGTTCAAGAGCTTGACGGAGAAATGGCCGAAGGGGTCGTAAGATACAGGGCGACCTATAGAATGGGCGACCTTCAAAGAATAGAGGTCCAGCAGGAATTTATGAAATGCTTTTTTGAACAGGCCCTTAAAAAGGAAAATTTAATCAGCAATGCTCCCGGGCTTTTTTCAGCCGTATATGAATACGTTGAAACAGATTTCAAGCTTTCGGATATGTATAAATACATAACGTATATCCCCAAGCTTTCTCCAAGTAAGTTCGATATGACTACTTTGCCCGGTGAGCCGAGAGACGTTTATTATAACAACAACGAAGACAAGATTTCCTATTATTTCTATGACCCTGTCGAGACAGCAAAGCTCGTTGACGAAGTATTTTACAGCAAACCTTCTGAAATAAAATCAAAAATACAGATATTTAACGCCGGAATGGATAAAGAAAAAACCGACGCCATCATAAAGAATCTTACAGAAGCCGGCTTTATCGTGACTTTAAGTGAAACCTATGAAGAGGAGAAGCCTGAGGAAAGCATTATCATAACCGATGATGAGGATTTAGGCGAAAAGCTTAAGGAATATGTAAAGGATGTTAAGATTGAAAGCGGCAAAGAAATTGATGAAGAATATGACGCAGTCATTGTATTTGCCGAAGGATAG
- a CDS encoding IMPACT family protein, whose translation MLLRYKTVYKGHEAEITEKKSRFIAELSYAQNEEEAAAFINLVKKKHNNASHHTFAYRYFDKIIMERQSDDGEPSGTAGLPILSLLRGDDLVNMVVVVTRYFGGTLLGTGGLVRAYSKAAAKAIKESVIIEKILYRNLIIKVDYNMSGKVQHDILTGGEVLENIRYTENVEFVVYIEIGLEEAFIKRIQNLTSARAEIYSGDSVYAALIDGEFVKLETEPT comes from the coding sequence ATGCTTTTAAGATATAAGACTGTTTATAAAGGCCATGAAGCGGAAATAACCGAGAAAAAGTCAAGGTTTATTGCCGAACTTTCTTATGCGCAAAATGAGGAAGAGGCCGCAGCATTTATAAACTTAGTTAAAAAAAAGCATAACAATGCCAGCCATCATACATTTGCTTACAGGTATTTCGATAAAATCATTATGGAAAGACAATCTGACGACGGAGAGCCCAGCGGAACGGCAGGCCTTCCCATATTGAGCCTTTTAAGAGGTGACGATCTTGTAAATATGGTGGTGGTTGTCACAAGATACTTTGGCGGTACGCTTCTTGGAACAGGGGGCCTTGTAAGAGCCTATTCCAAGGCGGCGGCAAAAGCGATTAAGGAATCTGTTATAATTGAAAAAATCCTTTACAGAAACCTTATTATTAAAGTAGATTATAATATGTCCGGCAAGGTTCAGCATGATATACTTACCGGCGGAGAAGTTTTAGAAAACATACGCTATACGGAAAACGTGGAATTTGTCGTCTATATAGAAATAGGCCTTGAAGAGGCTTTTATAAAAAGGATACAGAATCTTACTTCTGCAAGGGCTGAGATATATTCCGGTGACAGCGTATATGCTGCATTGATAGACGGAGAATTTGTAAAGCTCGAAACAGAACCAACTTGA
- a CDS encoding YebC/PmpR family DNA-binding transcriptional regulator, producing MSGHSKFANIKHKKEKNDAQRGKIFTRLGREIAVAVKSGGPDLSVNSKLRDIVAKAKSSNMPNDTIERSIKKAAGDLNGVNYESIVYEGYGPNGVAVIVEILTDNRNRAAANVRNAFTKGGGNMGTTGCVSFMFDEKGLIMVEKDDNIDEDELMMLALDSGAENFEAVEEGYEIVTLPEDFSSVREAFEKAGIPMVSAEVTMIPQTYTEINNEDDIKKMNKLLALLDEEDDVQNVYHNWENEDE from the coding sequence ATGTCGGGACATTCTAAATTTGCAAATATTAAGCATAAGAAAGAAAAAAATGACGCCCAAAGAGGAAAGATATTTACCAGGCTTGGCAGAGAAATCGCCGTTGCCGTAAAGTCCGGCGGGCCGGATTTAAGTGTAAACTCAAAGCTTAGAGATATTGTGGCAAAGGCGAAATCCAGCAATATGCCAAATGACACCATAGAAAGGTCCATTAAAAAAGCTGCCGGTGACTTAAACGGCGTAAATTATGAGAGCATCGTTTACGAAGGATACGGACCAAACGGTGTTGCCGTTATCGTTGAGATACTTACAGACAATAGAAACAGAGCGGCTGCAAACGTTAGAAACGCTTTTACAAAAGGCGGCGGCAATATGGGTACTACCGGCTGCGTTTCTTTCATGTTTGATGAAAAGGGCCTTATCATGGTTGAAAAGGACGACAACATAGACGAAGATGAACTTATGATGCTTGCCTTAGATTCAGGGGCTGAAAACTTTGAAGCTGTTGAAGAAGGATATGAAATAGTGACATTGCCGGAGGACTTTTCTTCTGTCAGAGAGGCTTTTGAAAAGGCTGGAATCCCCATGGTTTCTGCGGAGGTAACCATGATTCCCCAAACATATACGGAAATCAATAATGAAGACGACATAAAGAAAATGAATAAGCTCTTGGCACTTCTTGATGAAGAAGACGATGTTCAAAATGTTTACCATAACTGGGAAAACGAAGACGAATAA
- a CDS encoding CPBP family intramembrane glutamic endopeptidase translates to MNKFRYKIDFMPLVLFSQLMASFVLYYIKSRIDISVPGSLILNSTFSFVVPIFLYKLISGKKFTELLMLNPLSFKNIGYILAITLFMYPMMNSVAGFSSLFFKNYVSDTIMELKGYSFYYIAFSLAVIPAVLEEAAFRGVLFSQYKNMNIIKAALLNGLFFGLVHLNLQQFSYAFFIGFIFSILVSSTKSIYSSVIAHFVINFTSCCISYIGLNDNGLQSAVNISTKEMLISLMAIFILTVFPFTYILNKFISYNKKALNNLNDFDISSRKLINPLFILTFLAYIYLLIINSF, encoded by the coding sequence TTGAATAAATTCAGATATAAAATTGATTTTATGCCATTGGTGCTTTTTTCTCAGCTTATGGCAAGCTTCGTTCTATATTATATAAAATCCCGTATTGATATTTCTGTGCCCGGATCACTGATACTCAACAGCACATTTAGCTTTGTTGTTCCTATTTTTCTTTATAAATTAATAAGCGGAAAGAAATTCACTGAATTATTGATGCTCAATCCCTTAAGTTTCAAAAACATAGGCTATATCCTTGCCATAACCCTTTTTATGTATCCTATGATGAATTCCGTAGCCGGATTTTCTTCTTTATTTTTTAAAAATTATGTTTCGGATACGATAATGGAGCTTAAAGGCTATTCTTTTTATTATATTGCGTTTTCCCTTGCAGTCATACCTGCTGTGCTTGAGGAAGCTGCCTTTAGAGGGGTTCTTTTTTCTCAATATAAAAATATGAATATTATCAAAGCCGCCCTTTTAAACGGCTTATTTTTCGGACTTGTCCATCTGAACCTTCAGCAGTTTTCCTATGCTTTTTTCATAGGTTTTATATTCTCTATTTTAGTAAGCTCTACAAAATCTATTTACTCCTCTGTGATAGCGCATTTTGTGATAAATTTTACCTCCTGTTGTATATCATATATCGGCTTAAATGATAACGGCCTTCAGTCTGCCGTAAATATAAGTACAAAGGAGATGCTTATCTCTCTTATGGCAATATTCATATTAACCGTATTTCCTTTCACTTATATTTTAAACAAGTTTATATCATATAACAAGAAGGCTTTGAATAACTTGAATGATTTTGATATAAGTTCCAGGAAATTAATTAATCCTTTGTTCATTTTGACATTTTTGGCATATATTTATCTTTTAATAATAAATTCTTTTTAA
- a CDS encoding HD-GYP domain-containing protein: protein MNGNISQTENKKIDLENVRPGMVTAKEVVSQSGTVLLAKNVLISQATLKKLFESDVKEIVVKRVNINIDKLAQKKGMQDFNEGPAKPVVPVSVAERPDFREFEQEYDKKFEVAKDTLKAISDGAQIDLDELTEFTDGIINKLKCKSDILTFIGFLKSYDEYTFSHSSNVALLCNLFASWLRLSDEETTYLTAAGFLHDIGKLKIPHSILNKQTRLTDKEYEIMKKHTILGYRILQTQNIPNEIKLGALMHHEKIDGTGYPLGVTHEKISKYARIIAICDIYDAMTSDRVYRGRICPFEVIKKFQISSYGELDTTYLLVFLKNIAYTYYGSWVKLNDGRSGEIVFINPTDLSRPMVRVGEEIIDLHEREELDIIGVI from the coding sequence TTGAACGGTAATATATCACAGACAGAAAATAAAAAGATTGACCTAGAAAATGTACGCCCGGGAATGGTTACGGCCAAGGAAGTAGTTTCCCAGTCGGGCACGGTGCTTCTTGCAAAGAATGTATTAATAAGCCAAGCAACCCTCAAAAAGCTTTTTGAAAGTGATGTAAAAGAAATAGTCGTAAAAAGAGTTAATATAAATATAGATAAATTAGCTCAGAAAAAGGGAATGCAGGATTTTAACGAAGGTCCCGCCAAGCCGGTGGTTCCCGTTTCTGTTGCTGAAAGGCCTGATTTTCGAGAATTTGAGCAGGAATACGATAAAAAGTTCGAAGTGGCAAAGGATACCCTTAAAGCCATAAGCGACGGGGCCCAAATTGACCTTGATGAGCTTACTGAGTTTACAGACGGCATTATAAACAAGCTTAAATGTAAATCAGATATATTGACATTCATCGGCTTTTTAAAATCCTATGATGAATATACTTTTAGCCACAGCAGCAACGTCGCCCTTTTATGCAATCTTTTTGCTTCATGGCTTCGTTTAAGCGATGAAGAAACAACTTATCTTACCGCCGCAGGATTTTTGCATGACATAGGAAAGCTTAAAATCCCTCACTCTATCCTTAATAAGCAAACAAGGCTTACGGATAAGGAATATGAAATAATGAAAAAGCATACGATTTTAGGCTATCGTATTTTACAAACTCAAAATATACCAAATGAAATAAAGCTGGGCGCTCTTATGCACCATGAGAAAATAGACGGAACAGGTTACCCTTTGGGGGTTACCCATGAAAAAATAAGCAAATATGCAAGAATTATTGCCATATGCGACATATATGACGCCATGACCTCCGACAGGGTATATAGAGGGCGCATATGTCCTTTTGAGGTAATAAAGAAATTTCAAATATCAAGCTACGGCGAACTGGATACTACATATCTTTTGGTTTTTCTTAAAAATATCGCCTATACCTATTATGGCAGCTGGGTTAAATTAAACGACGGAAGAAGCGGTGAAATTGTTTTCATAAACCCTACAGATCTTTCAAGGCCTATGGTAAGAGTCGGCGAGGAAATAATAGACCTTCACGAAAGAGAAGAATTGGATATTATAGGGGTTATATAA
- the nagB gene encoding glucosamine-6-phosphate deaminase has translation MLDFGNINIYVFDSAEEIGVKAAMLLSETIKENHKSNVCFATGGSPVGMYKELIKLYNEKAVDFSGIRAFNLDEYYPIQKSNSQSYDYFMKDNLFNHINIDFNNQFIPNGETKDVDKECKDYDKLIEENGGIDFQILGIGTNGHIGFNEPSKSFKANTHLVELAESTINANSRFFDSMEEVPKYGITMGIKSIMMSKRIILIAYGENKAEAIYKAFFEDVTPEMPASILQFHRNVTVLLDKGAAKLVEEKFKARNK, from the coding sequence ATGCTGGATTTTGGTAATATAAATATTTATGTTTTTGATTCTGCGGAGGAAATAGGCGTAAAGGCGGCGATGCTCCTTTCGGAAACCATAAAGGAAAATCATAAAAGCAATGTTTGCTTTGCCACGGGAGGCTCTCCTGTAGGTATGTATAAGGAGCTTATAAAGCTTTATAATGAAAAGGCTGTGGACTTTTCAGGCATCAGGGCTTTTAACCTTGACGAATATTATCCTATTCAGAAATCCAATTCCCAGTCCTATGACTATTTTATGAAAGACAATCTTTTTAACCATATTAATATTGATTTTAACAATCAATTTATTCCTAACGGTGAGACGAAAGACGTGGATAAAGAATGCAAAGACTATGACAAGCTCATAGAAGAAAACGGCGGCATCGACTTTCAAATATTAGGCATCGGAACAAACGGCCATATAGGCTTTAACGAGCCTTCCAAGTCCTTTAAGGCCAATACTCATTTGGTAGAGCTTGCGGAAAGCACAATAAACGCCAATTCAAGGTTTTTTGATTCTATGGAAGAGGTTCCAAAATATGGTATCACCATGGGTATAAAATCCATTATGATGAGCAAGAGAATTATTCTGATAGCTTATGGGGAGAATAAGGCAGAAGCCATCTATAAGGCTTTTTTTGAAGATGTAACCCCCGAAATGCCCGCTTCCATACTTCAGTTTCACCGTAATGTTACGGTGCTTTTAGATAAGGGGGCCGCAAAGCTTGTAGAGGAAAAATTTAAAGCCCGAAATAAGTAA
- a CDS encoding superoxide dismutase — protein sequence MNEHYPFVNPPLPYAYDALEPFIDTKTMHLHHDRHLQTYVNNLNDALKDYPQLQSWSLERLIYNAGRLPLAVRQTIINNAGGVYNHILYFNGMINPSEGLRRGKLYSAIVKDFGTVDNFLEELKNQALSVFGSGYAWLVVTPWGNLRIVTSANQNTPIAQNLCPVLTTDVWEHAYYLKHYNERAAYIDDWLKVVNWKKAEELYNNCISGTKGTQR from the coding sequence ATGAATGAACACTATCCCTTCGTAAATCCGCCCCTGCCTTACGCATATGATGCCCTTGAGCCTTTTATCGATACAAAGACCATGCATCTCCATCATGACAGACATTTGCAGACCTATGTAAATAATCTTAATGATGCCCTTAAGGATTATCCCCAGCTCCAAAGCTGGTCTCTGGAGAGGCTTATATATAATGCAGGGAGACTTCCTCTTGCTGTCCGCCAGACTATAATAAATAACGCAGGCGGTGTCTATAACCATATTTTATATTTTAACGGCATGATAAACCCGTCGGAAGGCCTTCGAAGAGGAAAGCTTTATTCGGCTATTGTAAAGGACTTCGGCACTGTTGATAATTTTTTAGAAGAACTTAAGAATCAAGCATTATCCGTATTTGGTTCAGGGTATGCATGGCTTGTAGTTACGCCCTGGGGAAATCTGAGAATAGTGACATCGGCAAACCAGAACACGCCCATTGCCCAAAACCTTTGCCCTGTTTTAACGACCGATGTGTGGGAGCATGCTTATTATCTTAAGCATTATAATGAAAGAGCGGCCTACATTGACGATTGGCTCAAAGTAGTGAACTGGAAGAAGGCGGAGGAGCTTTACAATAATTGTATTTCAGGTACAAAAGGTACTCAAAGGTAA
- a CDS encoding RrF2 family transcriptional regulator, whose product MKISTKGRYGLKAMIDIAAWSDDKCVSLKSVAERIGISESYLEQLVMKLRKAGLVESIRGAQGGYMLAKEASQITVGDILTVMEGSLFPVECLDENSECSCGIGLCDTCVTRPVWEKIYDSLWGVVDSITIKDLAEQYKLGKSYI is encoded by the coding sequence ATGAAAATTTCCACAAAGGGCAGATATGGCTTAAAAGCAATGATAGATATTGCCGCGTGGAGCGACGATAAATGTGTGAGCTTGAAAAGTGTTGCCGAAAGGATTGGAATATCGGAAAGCTATCTTGAGCAGCTTGTGATGAAGCTCAGGAAGGCGGGCCTTGTGGAAAGCATCAGAGGTGCTCAAGGGGGCTATATGCTTGCGAAGGAGGCTTCTCAAATAACTGTCGGAGATATTTTGACGGTGATGGAAGGCTCTCTTTTTCCCGTGGAATGCCTTGATGAAAATTCTGAATGTTCCTGCGGAATCGGCTTATGTGATACCTGTGTTACAAGGCCTGTATGGGAGAAAATATATGATTCCTTATGGGGTGTAGTTGATTCTATTACCATTAAGGATCTTGCAGAACAATATAAATTAGGTAAAAGCTATATTTAG
- the nifS gene encoding cysteine desulfurase NifS, which translates to MKTNIYFDNAATTKVREEVFNEMRPFLESQYGNPSSIYTIARESKISMEKAREQVAKALGAEPMEIYFTGSGTEADNWAIKSIAESKKPKGNHIITTNIEHHAVLHTCEYLEKNGYEVTYLPVNEEGLVTAEQVKDAIKDETILISIMFANNEIGTIMPIKEIGKIAKEKGILLHTDAVQAVGHVPIDVNALNIDLLTLSAHKLYGPKGVGALYARKGIVLRPFIHGGAQERGRRAGTENVAGIVGLGKAIELMGEEMEEEITRLTALRNRAIDGLTSKIPYCRLNGDRDSRLPGNLNLSFEFIEGESMLLLLDMKGIAASSGSACTSGSLDPSHVLLAIGLPHEKAHGSLRISLGRYNTKEEIEYLIETLPPIVERLREMSPLYEDFLNKDK; encoded by the coding sequence ATGAAAACAAATATTTATTTTGACAATGCCGCAACAACAAAAGTGCGGGAAGAAGTTTTCAACGAAATGAGACCTTTTCTGGAAAGTCAATACGGAAACCCTTCAAGCATTTACACCATTGCAAGAGAAAGCAAAATTTCTATGGAAAAGGCAAGAGAGCAGGTTGCCAAGGCTTTGGGGGCAGAGCCTATGGAAATCTACTTTACAGGAAGCGGAACAGAAGCGGATAACTGGGCTATAAAAAGCATTGCCGAGTCTAAAAAGCCCAAAGGAAATCATATTATAACAACGAATATAGAGCATCACGCTGTTTTGCATACCTGTGAATATCTTGAGAAAAACGGCTATGAGGTAACGTATCTTCCCGTTAACGAAGAGGGATTGGTAACTGCGGAGCAGGTAAAGGACGCCATAAAGGACGAGACTATACTCATTTCCATCATGTTTGCAAATAATGAAATCGGAACGATTATGCCTATAAAAGAAATCGGAAAAATTGCAAAAGAAAAGGGCATTCTGCTCCACACTGACGCCGTTCAGGCAGTGGGCCATGTGCCCATAGACGTAAATGCGCTTAATATTGACCTTCTTACTTTATCTGCTCATAAGCTTTACGGGCCTAAGGGCGTAGGCGCGCTTTACGCAAGAAAGGGCATCGTTTTAAGGCCCTTTATTCACGGCGGCGCGCAGGAAAGAGGAAGGCGTGCCGGAACGGAAAATGTAGCCGGAATCGTAGGTCTTGGGAAAGCTATAGAGCTTATGGGAGAAGAAATGGAAGAGGAAATAACAAGGCTTACGGCACTTAGAAACAGGGCTATTGACGGCCTTACTTCTAAAATACCCTACTGCCGTTTAAACGGTGACAGAGACAGCAGGCTTCCCGGGAACTTAAATCTTTCCTTTGAGTTTATTGAAGGTGAATCCATGCTTTTGCTTTTGGATATGAAGGGCATAGCGGCATCAAGCGGCTCTGCCTGCACATCGGGAAGCCTTGATCCTTCCCATGTTCTTCTGGCAATTGGCCTCCCTCATGAAAAGGCCCACGGCTCCTTAAGAATATCCTTGGGAAGATATAACACAAAAGAAGAAATTGAATATCTCATAGAGACTCTTCCCCCTATTGTTGAAAGATTAAGGGAAATGTCTCCTTTGTATGAAGATTTTTTAAATAAAGATAAATAA
- the nifU gene encoding Fe-S cluster assembly scaffold protein NifU, with product MYSEKVMDHFSNPRNMGEIKDASGVGTVGNAKCGDIMKVYLKIENNIVEDVKFKTFGCGAAVATSSMATELIKGKSVEDALKITNKAVMEALDGLPPVKVHCSVLAEEAIHAALWDYAQKNNLVIAGLKPPSDEEHDHGDIFQE from the coding sequence ATGTACAGCGAAAAGGTAATGGATCATTTCAGCAATCCCAGAAATATGGGTGAGATAAAAGATGCAAGCGGCGTAGGAACCGTAGGAAATGCCAAATGCGGAGATATAATGAAAGTATACCTTAAAATAGAAAATAATATTGTTGAGGACGTTAAATTTAAAACCTTTGGCTGCGGTGCAGCCGTAGCAACAAGCAGTATGGCTACGGAGCTTATTAAAGGAAAATCTGTTGAAGATGCTTTGAAAATAACAAATAAGGCTGTTATGGAAGCTCTTGACGGGCTTCCCCCTGTAAAGGTTCATTGTTCTGTTCTCGCGGAAGAGGCGATTCATGCCGCTCTTTGGGATTACGCGCAAAAAAATAATCTTGTGATCGCAGGTTTAAAGCCTCCTTCAGACGAGGAGCATGATCACGGGGATATTTTTCAGGAATAG